The genomic interval attattattattttaatttcaaataaaaagaatGCATAGAGTATAAGACATAGGCATAGGTCTTctgagtatctttttaaaaaaacctccaTGATGTACAATTTCAAACACAAGCACCCAAATAGACTGGTATAATttccccttcacacacacacgtaccgATTGCCAATGATCAGTATTTTAGCACTCTCCCTTCATATAACcttgtgttttcttccagaataTTTTAAAGCACATCCCAAGCATCTTGTCATTTCACCCATAAGTTTGAGtctctttttgatattaaaatcttTAATATCTAAGCTAAGGGCTTCTTGGGACGATGTCTTCTTAACCTTGAACCACAGCTCCTAGAGGAATTTCTGCAGTTAGTCAAAACTTTACAGATGTTTAATTAGCGAATGAACAGTTCAAACTCAGCTTTCCTCCACTTTTTGGTAGATGCTCCAtgaatatttgttgcataaaTAAGTGAGGGCAGGAATTTTATAGAGTGCCTGATAGATATGGAGATAAATATGTTCTACAAAAGCGACAATTTTTAATACTTGGATGAGGCTCCAATCCTTGAAATCCACAGGtttaatgttgctgtgaacattaatAATGCCCAAATAATTAGCACTTGAAAGAAGGTTTAATTCTGGTACTCGGATTATTTGTGAATGCCTGACTGTAGGCAACTTCACGAAAAGCAATTAGCAGATTCTTCAAACACATGACAAATCCTTTATTACTGTGCTTATAAGTGACACGGTTTACAGAAAACCAAATGTAATTAAATAACATTGAACTTGAAATCTACCACAAACTCAAGATATACAAGTTATACTTGGCAAGGCAAAACTTCTCAAACACTAGGTTGTTTTGGGTGAAAGATAAATTTCCATTAAGTGATTccaacatgttttatttttctgtcttacaGACAGTTCCTTTGGCAATAACTTCCACTTCagcttttattatataaaaatataacaaaatttcATTATATACAAACATTACATTACACAATGTACAGGTTAAAAACACTAAGAAAATGGCAAGCCGCAAGTGAAATTAAAGTCAATAGCAtggtaagaaaaattaaatactgcacacatttcataaaaattacattaactACATTTTTTTGTTTGCAAATACCAAACAGTACCAATGTGATTGGAAATAGCTTCCAACAACTTCATTTTAAGGCACAtcttgcatatttatatatacaacaCTGAAACCAGTCAATAACTTAGGGGCTTCTCGGAGTGACCTGTACATGTGTGAAGACATGCAGCATGGGGTTACACATTTTCATTGGCTTCCTTCTTTGGGGACAGGTACCTGCCAGGAGGAGACTGATAGAGGGGTACCCCGATCTCCTGCAAGTCTGGGAGCCTCCCTGGACGAGGAGGGGAGAGCAGAGTGACTGTCCTGTCATAGTCTCTGTGTAGCACTTTCTCATAGACACTCTGCAGCCCCACTGTCTTGGGTAGCTGGGCCTGGTAGTAATTGTCCCTGCGCAGGGGATCCCGGGGCAGGGATGTGCTCTTACAGAAAGTTGACATCTGGGCTGGTGGGTGAGTGGAGGCGTGTGTGCTGGGCCCTCCACCGCAGGAAGGGCTCCAGCAGCGGTCAGAATGGCCCAGGATCTTACACTCCGCGGTGCACGCCCACAGTCCTaacataaaagagaaaggaagagagcatGACGATTACCGAGATTACACACACTATGCCTCCATCTTTAAAGTGTCGTATAGGGTCAGGGAGGCTGAACAGGACAGCGTGTAAGAATATGAATGCCCTGATCCCAGATCTGAAAGGATCATTGCGTCCTATAAAGCCACCTTAATACAAAATCGGCTCAGCTTCTTttgctggaagaaaaaaaaaaaaaaagataagcagaattcccctcctcacccctgcctTCAACTTAACAGGATGAGTGTGTGGTTTAAGTGGTGGAACTGCCTCGAATTGGCATTTTGAAATTCGCTGTTGGAGGCAGGCCGGAATTCGGaaatcaaagacagaaaaaagcagggaagaggggaggggtctGGGATTCTCTGAGATTGAGAGAAGAGGCAGTggcagaaggggagggagaggagggaacgCTGAATTTGGCAGGAAAGAGGGGTCCTCACCACTCTGCATGTGGTTGATGAGATCCTTCTTCAGAGCGTCCCCGCTGATGTCGGAATCGCTGTCGTTGAAATCACTGTCCCCTTTGCCGCTGTCTTTGCCGCTGAACTTCTCAGCTTCTCGGCCGGAGATGGTGTTGAAAGAATGTCCTTTCCAGACTGCCACTGGGGGCGCCGGCTCCTTTCCGAAGCCAGGAGAGGCACCGTAGGGCTACAGCAGGGAATGGGGGAAGCGGGGGTAAGGATTggacaagaaacaaaaaaacaggtaCGGCAGGTTAGGCATCTCCCAAGCACGCACACCCAGACCCCTCCaatcccttcccccagcctgtCCGCGGGGCACCGAGGGGGGCGCCCAGCCAAAGGAAGGCCTCACCTCGGCGTGTGCGCCGTGGAGCCGCTGCTGCCCCTCGAAGTGACAGGAGCTTTCCCCGGTGGCACTGCCGCCCTCCGAGCCCGGCACTTCGGCCGCGGCGACCGCGGGCGGGGGCGCGTCGGCCGCGGGGCTGCCAAAGGGCGCTTTGCCGCTGCCAGGGAAGGTGAGCACGTCGAACATGTTGGGCCTGGGCCCGGCTCCCCGGGCGGCCTCCTCCGGGGAGCCGGGAGCCGAGGctccgccgcccgccgccccggGCCGCTCTTCCCGGCGGGACCCCCCTTTGCGCACCTCCTTCTTGCGGCGGTTGCAGGTGGTGGCGATGGCGATGATGGCGGCCAGCAGCAGCGTGCAGCTCCCGGCCAGCACGATGATGACGATCAGCGGCGTGTCCCATTGTAATGCTGGCCCCGACGCCGCGAGCCGCGAGCCGGGCGGGCGAGAGCGCTCTGGGTTCCCTGCACTGGCCGGCGACACCAGGCCGCGCCCGCCGCCTGCTGTCACCACGAAGCTGACAGTGGCGGTAGTGGAGAGCGGGGGGCGGCCGCCGTCGGATATGACCAGCAACGCCCGGAACACGCGGCCTGGCGGCTCCTGGGAAAGGTCACCGGTGAGCACGATCTCCCCCGTGCGGCGGCCGATGGCGAAGGCTTCTCGCGGCTCCTGCTGCAGCAGGTCGAACGCCAGCTCCCCGTTGGCGCCCTCGTCCGCGTCCCGGGCCTGCACGCGCGCCACGGCCGTGTCCCTTGCGGTGCGCCCAGGGACCGCCACTTCCAGGGAGCCGTTCGCCGGCGCTGGGTGCACGAGGACCGGTGCGTGGTCGTTCTGGTCCAGCACCCGTACTTGCACCAGAGCACTGCTGGAGAGCTGGGGGGAGCCGCCATCGCTCGCCTGGATGCGCACGTCGAGCTGGCGAAGAGTTTCATAGTCAAAGCTGCGCAGTGCGTAGATGGCCCCCGTAGCCGGGTCCACGGAGACATAGGTGGACACGGCCCCCCCAGCGCGGCCCACCTCGGCCTCCAGCAGCCTGTAGGTGACCTGGCCGTTGCGGCCCAGGTCTGGGTCCCTGGCGGCCACCGTGGCCAAGTAGGCTCCTGGCGGGTTGTTCTCACGGACTGATACCTCATAGACCGGCCGCGTGAAGAGCGGCGCGTTGTCGTTCTCGTCGCTCACGCGCACGGTGTAGGGCCGCACAGTGCGTAGTGGGGGCGCGCCGCGGTCCTCGGCCACCAGCGTCAGGTTGTACTCGGCGATGCGCTCGCGGTCCAGGGACGCAGCAGTCACCACCAGGTAGCTGCCGGCGTAGGCCGGCTGCAGCCGGAAGTGCTCGTGCCCATAGAGGGCGCAGCGCACCTGCCCGTTGGCGCCCGAGTCCCTGTCCGAGGTGCTGACCAGCGCCACCAGGCTCTCGCGCGCCGCCCCCTCTGGCACCAGTGAGATGGCGCCAGCTTCTGGCGTCCCGGGCCCGGTCGACGAGGTCGCGTCCGCTCCCCCGAGAGCGGCGCCGGCGGGGGCGAAGGAAGAGGCGGCAGGCGCGCCCGGGGCGGCCAGGGGGGTGATGGCGATGTCAGGTGCGTTGTCATTCACGTCGCGGATGCGCACGATGACCTTGCAAGTGGCTGCGAGCGGCCCGGGGCCGCGGTCCTGCGCCCGCACGTCCAGTTCGTAAGTGTCCTGGCGCTCGTAGTCCACGGGCCCGGCCAGGGTGAGACGGCCCGAGCGCGGGTCGAGGCGGAAGAGGCGGCGAGCctcgggcggggtgcgggcgccGAAGGCGAACACCACGTCGCCGTTGGGGCCTTCGTCGGGGTCGGCTGCGTCCAGGTCGAGTAGCAGAGAGCCCACCGGCGCGTCCTCTGCAAGCTCCACCTCGGCCACGGCGCCCTGCGGGAAGGCCGGACTGTGGTCGTTGGCGTCCAGCACGCGCACGCTGAGGGCAGCCGTGGCGGAGCGCGGCGGGCGGCCCCCATCCTGGGCCACTAGCTCCAGGCTGTAAGCGGCCTGGCTCTCGCGGTCCAGCTCCTGCAGCAGCACCAGGTCCGCGCACTGGGCGCCGTCCGCTCGCGTCTGCAGCTCCACGCGGAAGGGGCTGTGCGGCTCGGCCAGACGCACGCTCTGCAGCCCGTTGGCGCCCACGTCCTCGTCCACCGGCACCTCCAGCGGGATGCGCGTGCCCACGGCCGCACCCTCCGACACCTCCACGGGGATCTGGGCCCGGGGAAAGCGCGGCGCGTGGTCGTTGATGTccctcacctccacctccacGTGCACCAGCCGGAACTGCTCCTGCGAGAAGCTGACCACGTCGAAGGCCAACACGCACTGTGGGGCTTGGCCGCACAGCCGCTCGCGGTCCAGGCCCGCGTCTCCGACGGTCAGCTGCCCGTCGCCCTCGCGCACCCGAATCAGCGAGCTGTTGAACTGCTTCATCAGGCGGAAGCTTGTGTCTCCGGACACTTTCATATGCAGGTCTTCAGCCAGGGTCCCGATGACCGTGCCGGGGGCATCCTCCTCGAAGGTGCTGTATCGCACTGTCTTGCTCTGGGCCACTGACAGCACCCAGCAGAGGCTGAAAAGCTGCAAGGGGAAAAGGCAGGGGCTGCCCCCGCGCCTCGCTGGACTCATGTTGCCAAGCCCCAAGCGCTATTCCAAAAGGCTGAGGGAACGATTCCTCTCTGGTTTGCAAGTCCGGGTGTGGATCCCAGGCGCCTCAGAGCACGCTCTTCGCGAGCCCTATGCGGGAGAAGTCTGCGGGCTGCAGCTCGGAGGTTCCGGCGGGCTCTGAGGACTCGGGGACCCGCCCACACTCGGcacctttccctcccctcttctggcTGGAGCTGCGCGGCAGCGCGCCGCCTCCGCTTTTATAGCCGCCGGTATGCAAATCATCCGAACCGAGCAGCCAATGGCGGCCTGGCCCTCGCGCAGCTCCTACGCCAGCCTCTGACAATCCCTTTAATGTGGAAAGGCTTAGAGggcaaaacaagaaaaggaaattaaggaatctttcctttgtttctttaactcctttttcttttttctctttgcttttgccTTGCGTGTGCAGGAGTTAGCACAGGTCGCCGGGCGTTAACGGAGCGGCTGGTTTTGTAAATGCGCCCCTCGCGTGCCCACCGCTTGAACTGAGAGCAAATATCCTGGAATTTCACCCCAGTGGCTCGGGACCCCACACCCACTGTCTGCGTTTTGCACCTAGGAGGTTTTTAAACCACTTGCGGGCCCCTCTCCACAGACTTACTCTGCCAATTGACGCTCAGCTCAGTTCGCCTTCTTTCCCAGCTTCCCACGGCGCTCGGAAATAACCTCTCTGTTTACGAGCCCGAAGGATAAAGGAAAATTGATTTTATTCAAATTTGTGTATGCAATTGTGTTTTGGTCTTGTGAGCCCCGGTGATCAGAGCTGCCACTTCCCTTTCAGAAAAGAGCTCTGCGACGTGTTAGTATGCATGTCACTGTCCAAATGGCTTTCTTAAGCCTGGGGCGCTagcaggcaaggaaaaaaaagttccaaATAGGATTTAGCATAAGCTTGAGGAGATTTGGAAAGGTTTCAAAGATCAGACTGTATCAAAGGCTTATGAAGCCCTCGTTAGTAGTGGAAATAGAATGGCGTGGTAGGCGATCCCATTGGAGGCCCCAATGTCTGTATTATTTAACTGTGACAAGCTAAGGGGAGAGAAAGTTGAACAGTTTCCACAGCGGAGTTGGGCTAACTTGAATATAATGAGCAAACGCCACATGTATCCATTATGTTCCTCTATTCAT from Camelus bactrianus isolate YW-2024 breed Bactrian camel chromosome 14, ASM4877302v1, whole genome shotgun sequence carries:
- the LOC105083458 gene encoding protocadherin-8; this translates as MSPARRGGSPCLFPLQLFSLCWVLSVAQSKTVRYSTFEEDAPGTVIGTLAEDLHMKVSGDTSFRLMKQFNSSLIRVREGDGQLTVGDAGLDRERLCGQAPQCVLAFDVVSFSQEQFRLVHVEVEVRDINDHAPRFPRAQIPVEVSEGAAVGTRIPLEVPVDEDVGANGLQSVRLAEPHSPFRVELQTRADGAQCADLVLLQELDRESQAAYSLELVAQDGGRPPRSATAALSVRVLDANDHSPAFPQGAVAEVELAEDAPVGSLLLDLDAADPDEGPNGDVVFAFGARTPPEARRLFRLDPRSGRLTLAGPVDYERQDTYELDVRAQDRGPGPLAATCKVIVRIRDVNDNAPDIAITPLAAPGAPAASSFAPAGAALGGADATSSTGPGTPEAGAISLVPEGAARESLVALVSTSDRDSGANGQVRCALYGHEHFRLQPAYAGSYLVVTAASLDRERIAEYNLTLVAEDRGAPPLRTVRPYTVRVSDENDNAPLFTRPVYEVSVRENNPPGAYLATVAARDPDLGRNGQVTYRLLEAEVGRAGGAVSTYVSVDPATGAIYALRSFDYETLRQLDVRIQASDGGSPQLSSSALVQVRVLDQNDHAPVLVHPAPANGSLEVAVPGRTARDTAVARVQARDADEGANGELAFDLLQQEPREAFAIGRRTGEIVLTGDLSQEPPGRVFRALLVISDGGRPPLSTTATVSFVVTAGGGRGLVSPASAGNPERSRPPGSRLAASGPALQWDTPLIVIIVLAGSCTLLLAAIIAIATTCNRRKKEVRKGGSRREERPGAAGGGASAPGSPEEAARGAGPRPNMFDVLTFPGSGKAPFGSPAADAPPPAVAAAEVPGSEGGSATGESSCHFEGQQRLHGAHAEPYGASPGFGKEPAPPVAVWKGHSFNTISGREAEKFSGKDSGKGDSDFNDSDSDISGDALKKDLINHMQSGLWACTAECKILGHSDRCWSPSCGGGPSTHASTHPPAQMSTFCKSTSLPRDPLRRDNYYQAQLPKTVGLQSVYEKVLHRDYDRTVTLLSPPRPGRLPDLQEIGVPLYQSPPGRYLSPKKEANENV